The Micropterus dolomieu isolate WLL.071019.BEF.003 ecotype Adirondacks linkage group LG20, ASM2129224v1, whole genome shotgun sequence genome has a segment encoding these proteins:
- the kctd3 gene encoding BTB/POZ domain-containing protein KCTD3 isoform X1: MATNSNVNSLTLTPGIGDIIQLNVGGTRFSTSRQTLTWIPDSFFSSLLSGRISTLRDETGAIFIDRDPTAFAPILNFLRTKELDLRGVNISILRHEAEFYGITPLVRRLLLCEELDRSSCGSVLFHGYLPPPAIPARKSSPGSSSDERPGPSGAEGFTRVVPPPHPSLSGPPGTDDNHKLSAVVDPRKVLIIAGHHNWIVAAYAHFVICYRIKESSGWQQVFSSPYLDWTIERIALNAKVVGGPHGDKDKMVAAASQSSIILWSIQDGGSGNEIGVFSLGVPVDDLFFIGNQLVATSHTGKVGVWNAVTQHWQVQDVVPITSCDTAGSFLLLGCNNGSIYYIDMQKFPLRMKDNDLLVTELYHDPSNDAITALSVYLTPKTSVSGNWIEIAYGTSSGAVRVIVQHPETVGSGPQLFQTFTVHRSPVTKIMLSEKHLVSVCADNNHVRTWTVTRFRGMISTQPGSTPLASFKILSLEETESHGSYCSGNDIGPFGERDDQQVFIQKVIPVINKLFVRLSSTGKRICEVQSVDGTTISCFMVRECEGSSRMGSRPRRYLFTGHGNGSIQMWDLTTAMDIANKGEERKREDVGGPTEEELLQLLDQCDLSTSRCATPNISPAPSVLHYTRLRESCSSLQLQAPEPIPESQATYGAVRPYRESPLLARARRTESFHSYRDFQNFSLSRGLLDSTGQTSSQGPSQTPDARRSLCDFGPEDSERRATAMEFWACRTASSSSPIHMGGMKAEGGQESPRQPPDSPIPGGDVRRKVHPQPEEGEGVGLWGEGVKAEGGVRKRGVLEGGFLGRKRAPPVPHLSSLPPGSEGSGSDSSANASPSPTKLASSTSPRHRKLTPELSNPDSSL; this comes from the exons ATGGCAACGAATAGTAACGTTAACAGTTTAACGCTAACGCCTGGGATTGGAGATATCATCCAGTTAAACGTCGGTGGGACAAG GTTCAGCACCTCCAGACAAACTCTGACATGGATCCCAGACTCTTTCTTCTCAAG tTTGCTGAGTGGAAGGATATCCACTCTTCGGGATGAAACTGGAGCT ATATTTATTGACAGAGACCCTACAGCATTTGCACCAATTTTGAATTTCCTCCGAACCAAAGAACTGGACCTGCG GGGTGTCAACATCAGTATCCTGCGACATGAAGCAGAGTTTTACGGGATAACTCCTTTAG tGCGACGCCTGCTGCTGTGTGAGGAACTGGACCGCTCATCATGTGGAAGTGTTCTCTTCCACGGTTACCTGCCGCCCCCAG CCATCCCTGCCCGTAAGTCAAGCCCTGGCTCTTCCTCTGATGAGCGTCCGGGTCCCAGTGGAGCAGAGGGCTTCACCCGTGTTGTCCCCCCTCCTCATCCTTCCCTTTCTGGCCCACCTGGAACAGACGACAACCACAAACTGA GTGCTGTGGTTGACCCCAGGAAGGTGCTGATTATAGCGGGACATCACAACTGGATTGTAGCGGCTTATGCTCACTTTGTCATCTGCTACAG AATAAAGGAATCTTCTGGATGGCAACAAGTGTTTTCCTCCCCCTACCTTGACTGGACCATTGAACGCATCGCACTTAACGCCAAGGTGGTGGGTGGCCCACATGGGGACAAGGACAAGATGGTGGCTGCCGCCTCTCAAAGCAGTATTATCCTCTGGAGCATCCAAGATGGAGGCAGTGGCAATGAGATAG GTGTATTCAGTCTTGGTGTACCCGTGGATGACCTATTCTTCATTGGGAACCAGCTGGTGGCCACAAGCCATACAGGGAAGGTTGGGGTTTGGAATGCCGTCACACAGCActggcag GTTCAAGATGTGGTTCCTATTACCAGTTGTGACACAGCAGGATCCTTCCTGCTGCTGGGCTGCAACAATGGCTCTATCTACTACATAG ACATGCAGAAGTTCCCTCTGAGGATGAAGGATAATGATCTGCTAGTGACGGAGCTTTATCATGACCCTTCAAATGATGCCATCACTGCGCTGTCTGTCTACCTCACACCTAAAACCA gTGTGAGTGGGAACTGGATAGAGATAGCCTATGGGACTAGCAGCGGTGCAGTGAGAGTGATCGTGCAACACCCAGAGACAGTGGGATCGGGCCCCCAGCTCTTTCAGACATTCACTGTGCACAGGAGCCCTGTGACAAAGATTATGCTGTCTGAGAAACATCTGGTATCAG tgtgtgcgGACAACAACCACGTTCGGACGTGGACAGTGACCCGGTTCAGGGGGATGATCTCCACCCAGCCAGGCTCCACCCCTCTGGCTTCCTTCAAAATACTGTCTCTGGAGGAGACGGAGAGCCACGGGAGCTACTGCTCTGGGAATGATATAG GCCCATTTGGAGAGAGAGACGATCAGCAGGTTTTCATACAGAAGGTGATCCCTGTCATCAACAAACTGTTTGTGAGGCTGTCATCGACTGGAAAGAG GATCTGTGAAGTACAGTCAGTGGATGGGACCACGATCTCTTGCTTCATGGTACGGGAGTGTGAGGGTTCGAGCCGGATGGGGTCGCGACCTCGGCGCTATCTGTTCACCGGTCACGGCAATGGCAGCATCCAAATGTGGGACCTGACCACAGCGATGGACATAGCTAacaaaggagaggagaggaagagagagg ATGTTGGTGGGCCtacagaggaggagctgctgcagctgttggaCCAGTGTGACCTGAGCACCTCCCGCTGTGCTACACCAAATATCAGCCCCGCCCCCTCTGTGCTGCACTACACACGCCTCAGAGAGTCCTGCTCAAG TCTGCAGTTACAGGCCCCAGAGCCCATTCCTGAGAGCCAGGCTACATATGGAGCTGTGCGACCCTACAGAGAGAGCCCCCTGCTGGCCCGCGCTCGACGAACTGAGTCCTTCCACAGCTACCG AGACTTCCAGAACTTCAGCCTGAGTCGGGGCCTCCTGGACAGCACAGGTCAGACGTCCTCACAGGGCCCCAGCCAGACCCCTGATGCCCGCCGTTCACTCTGTGACTTTGGGCCTGAGGACAGTGAGAGGAGAGCCACAGCTATGGAGTTCTGGGCTTGCCGAACAGCCAGTTCAAGCTCGCCCATACACATGGGGGGTATGAAGGCAGAAGGCGGTCAAGAGTCTCCACGACAACCACCTGACAGTCCGATTCCTGGAGGCGACGTGAGGCGAAAGGTGCACCCACAaccagaggagggagagggcgTGGGGTTATGGGGTGAGGGGGTGAAGGCGGAGGGTGGTGTGAGGAAGAGGGGAGTACTAGAAGGAGGCTTTCTGGGGAGGAAGAGGGCTCCCCCAGTCccccacctctcctccctcccccctgGATCTGAAGGTTCTGGCAGCGACTCATCTGCCAATGCCTCCCCCTCCCCAACCAAACTGGCTTCCTCCACCTCACCGCGACACAGGAAGCTGACGCCGGAGCTGTCCAACCCGGACAGCAGCCTGTGA
- the kctd3 gene encoding BTB/POZ domain-containing protein KCTD3 isoform X2, with product MDVAEVDTPLKVAFSTSRQTLTWIPDSFFSSLLSGRISTLRDETGAIFIDRDPTAFAPILNFLRTKELDLRGVNISILRHEAEFYGITPLVRRLLLCEELDRSSCGSVLFHGYLPPPAIPARKSSPGSSSDERPGPSGAEGFTRVVPPPHPSLSGPPGTDDNHKLSAVVDPRKVLIIAGHHNWIVAAYAHFVICYRIKESSGWQQVFSSPYLDWTIERIALNAKVVGGPHGDKDKMVAAASQSSIILWSIQDGGSGNEIGVFSLGVPVDDLFFIGNQLVATSHTGKVGVWNAVTQHWQVQDVVPITSCDTAGSFLLLGCNNGSIYYIDMQKFPLRMKDNDLLVTELYHDPSNDAITALSVYLTPKTSVSGNWIEIAYGTSSGAVRVIVQHPETVGSGPQLFQTFTVHRSPVTKIMLSEKHLVSVCADNNHVRTWTVTRFRGMISTQPGSTPLASFKILSLEETESHGSYCSGNDIGPFGERDDQQVFIQKVIPVINKLFVRLSSTGKRICEVQSVDGTTISCFMVRECEGSSRMGSRPRRYLFTGHGNGSIQMWDLTTAMDIANKGEERKREDVGGPTEEELLQLLDQCDLSTSRCATPNISPAPSVLHYTRLRESCSSLQLQAPEPIPESQATYGAVRPYRESPLLARARRTESFHSYRDFQNFSLSRGLLDSTGQTSSQGPSQTPDARRSLCDFGPEDSERRATAMEFWACRTASSSSPIHMGGMKAEGGQESPRQPPDSPIPGGDVRRKVHPQPEEGEGVGLWGEGVKAEGGVRKRGVLEGGFLGRKRAPPVPHLSSLPPGSEGSGSDSSANASPSPTKLASSTSPRHRKLTPELSNPDSSL from the exons ATGGATGTAGCTGAAGTAGATACACCACTCAAGGTTGC GTTCAGCACCTCCAGACAAACTCTGACATGGATCCCAGACTCTTTCTTCTCAAG tTTGCTGAGTGGAAGGATATCCACTCTTCGGGATGAAACTGGAGCT ATATTTATTGACAGAGACCCTACAGCATTTGCACCAATTTTGAATTTCCTCCGAACCAAAGAACTGGACCTGCG GGGTGTCAACATCAGTATCCTGCGACATGAAGCAGAGTTTTACGGGATAACTCCTTTAG tGCGACGCCTGCTGCTGTGTGAGGAACTGGACCGCTCATCATGTGGAAGTGTTCTCTTCCACGGTTACCTGCCGCCCCCAG CCATCCCTGCCCGTAAGTCAAGCCCTGGCTCTTCCTCTGATGAGCGTCCGGGTCCCAGTGGAGCAGAGGGCTTCACCCGTGTTGTCCCCCCTCCTCATCCTTCCCTTTCTGGCCCACCTGGAACAGACGACAACCACAAACTGA GTGCTGTGGTTGACCCCAGGAAGGTGCTGATTATAGCGGGACATCACAACTGGATTGTAGCGGCTTATGCTCACTTTGTCATCTGCTACAG AATAAAGGAATCTTCTGGATGGCAACAAGTGTTTTCCTCCCCCTACCTTGACTGGACCATTGAACGCATCGCACTTAACGCCAAGGTGGTGGGTGGCCCACATGGGGACAAGGACAAGATGGTGGCTGCCGCCTCTCAAAGCAGTATTATCCTCTGGAGCATCCAAGATGGAGGCAGTGGCAATGAGATAG GTGTATTCAGTCTTGGTGTACCCGTGGATGACCTATTCTTCATTGGGAACCAGCTGGTGGCCACAAGCCATACAGGGAAGGTTGGGGTTTGGAATGCCGTCACACAGCActggcag GTTCAAGATGTGGTTCCTATTACCAGTTGTGACACAGCAGGATCCTTCCTGCTGCTGGGCTGCAACAATGGCTCTATCTACTACATAG ACATGCAGAAGTTCCCTCTGAGGATGAAGGATAATGATCTGCTAGTGACGGAGCTTTATCATGACCCTTCAAATGATGCCATCACTGCGCTGTCTGTCTACCTCACACCTAAAACCA gTGTGAGTGGGAACTGGATAGAGATAGCCTATGGGACTAGCAGCGGTGCAGTGAGAGTGATCGTGCAACACCCAGAGACAGTGGGATCGGGCCCCCAGCTCTTTCAGACATTCACTGTGCACAGGAGCCCTGTGACAAAGATTATGCTGTCTGAGAAACATCTGGTATCAG tgtgtgcgGACAACAACCACGTTCGGACGTGGACAGTGACCCGGTTCAGGGGGATGATCTCCACCCAGCCAGGCTCCACCCCTCTGGCTTCCTTCAAAATACTGTCTCTGGAGGAGACGGAGAGCCACGGGAGCTACTGCTCTGGGAATGATATAG GCCCATTTGGAGAGAGAGACGATCAGCAGGTTTTCATACAGAAGGTGATCCCTGTCATCAACAAACTGTTTGTGAGGCTGTCATCGACTGGAAAGAG GATCTGTGAAGTACAGTCAGTGGATGGGACCACGATCTCTTGCTTCATGGTACGGGAGTGTGAGGGTTCGAGCCGGATGGGGTCGCGACCTCGGCGCTATCTGTTCACCGGTCACGGCAATGGCAGCATCCAAATGTGGGACCTGACCACAGCGATGGACATAGCTAacaaaggagaggagaggaagagagagg ATGTTGGTGGGCCtacagaggaggagctgctgcagctgttggaCCAGTGTGACCTGAGCACCTCCCGCTGTGCTACACCAAATATCAGCCCCGCCCCCTCTGTGCTGCACTACACACGCCTCAGAGAGTCCTGCTCAAG TCTGCAGTTACAGGCCCCAGAGCCCATTCCTGAGAGCCAGGCTACATATGGAGCTGTGCGACCCTACAGAGAGAGCCCCCTGCTGGCCCGCGCTCGACGAACTGAGTCCTTCCACAGCTACCG AGACTTCCAGAACTTCAGCCTGAGTCGGGGCCTCCTGGACAGCACAGGTCAGACGTCCTCACAGGGCCCCAGCCAGACCCCTGATGCCCGCCGTTCACTCTGTGACTTTGGGCCTGAGGACAGTGAGAGGAGAGCCACAGCTATGGAGTTCTGGGCTTGCCGAACAGCCAGTTCAAGCTCGCCCATACACATGGGGGGTATGAAGGCAGAAGGCGGTCAAGAGTCTCCACGACAACCACCTGACAGTCCGATTCCTGGAGGCGACGTGAGGCGAAAGGTGCACCCACAaccagaggagggagagggcgTGGGGTTATGGGGTGAGGGGGTGAAGGCGGAGGGTGGTGTGAGGAAGAGGGGAGTACTAGAAGGAGGCTTTCTGGGGAGGAAGAGGGCTCCCCCAGTCccccacctctcctccctcccccctgGATCTGAAGGTTCTGGCAGCGACTCATCTGCCAATGCCTCCCCCTCCCCAACCAAACTGGCTTCCTCCACCTCACCGCGACACAGGAAGCTGACGCCGGAGCTGTCCAACCCGGACAGCAGCCTGTGA